In a genomic window of Pontibacter liquoris:
- a CDS encoding VOC family protein, with product MKLDIYVNYPGTCKAAFQFYEQHLGGKITMMMTHQQQPNAAALPDNLKNAILHARIEIGNTVLMGADIPQAEPMRSAYLTLRLNTPQEAERLYALLSDGGQVFMKMEETFFASRFAMLRDRFGTNWMILHENQ from the coding sequence ATGAAGCTCGACATCTATGTAAATTATCCGGGGACTTGCAAAGCAGCCTTTCAGTTTTATGAACAACATCTGGGCGGCAAGATCACGATGATGATGACGCACCAGCAGCAGCCCAATGCCGCTGCCCTACCTGACAACCTGAAGAATGCCATTCTTCATGCCCGCATCGAGATTGGAAACACGGTGCTCATGGGCGCCGACATTCCGCAGGCCGAGCCCATGCGGAGCGCCTATCTTACGCTCCGGCTTAATACGCCACAGGAAGCCGAACGCCTGTATGCCTTGCTTTCGGATGGCGGCCAGGTTTTCATGAAAATGGAAGAGACCTTTTTTGCCTCCCGCTTTGCTATGCTCCGGGATAGGTTTGGTACGAACTGGATGATCCTGCATGAAAACCAATAA
- a CDS encoding pseudouridine synthase, with protein MHRHFIVHKPYGYLSQFTADPLKQKKKKVLGELHDFPEGTMAIGRLDEDSEGLLLLTTDGKMSEYVRSKKIAKEYYAQVDGLITDEALAQLQQGVAITVGKEKYTTLPCAAFRLETNPDFAERSRRIRDERHGPTSWVSITLSEGKNRQVRRMTAAVGFPTLRLVRVRVGTIHLSDLQTQVVKEVASFLPAGEELPDAATEL; from the coding sequence ATGCACCGCCATTTTATCGTCCATAAACCCTACGGGTACCTAAGCCAGTTTACCGCCGACCCGCTGAAGCAGAAAAAGAAAAAAGTGCTGGGCGAGTTGCATGATTTTCCGGAGGGTACCATGGCCATCGGCCGCTTGGATGAAGACAGTGAAGGCTTGTTACTGCTGACCACAGATGGTAAAATGAGCGAGTATGTGCGCAGTAAAAAGATAGCCAAAGAATACTATGCCCAGGTAGATGGCCTGATCACGGACGAAGCGCTTGCACAGTTGCAGCAAGGTGTTGCCATTACGGTAGGCAAAGAGAAGTATACGACCCTACCCTGTGCCGCTTTCCGGTTAGAAACAAACCCGGATTTTGCCGAGCGCAGCCGCCGCATCCGTGACGAGCGGCACGGGCCGACCAGCTGGGTATCGATCACGCTAAGTGAAGGCAAAAACAGGCAGGTCAGGCGCATGACGGCTGCTGTTGGCTTTCCTACGTTGCGGTTGGTGCGGGTGCGGGTTGGGACTATCCACCTAAGCGATCTGCAAACGCAGGTGGTAAAAGAGGTGGCGAGCTTTCTGCCAGCCGGCGAGGAATTACCGGATGCCGCTACGGAGCTTTAG
- a CDS encoding DNA topoisomerase IB, giving the protein MASNIKLHELYADHSQSAAWAGLRYTSDTKPGYTRKRAGKGFFYLDEKGEHITDEQVLARLQALVIPPAWTDVWISKSPKGHLQATGRDDKGRKQYVYHPQWQQVRNLTKFGRMIAFGKHLPQLRERIAKDIVSPKMDRRKVTALVLTIMDNALIRIGNRQYAEANNSYGLTTLRDKHVKIEGSKIKFAFRGKKGVEQEIDLQDRRLARLVKACRDIPGYDLFQYYDEAGERQTLESGDVNEYLREATKEEFTAKDFRTWGGTVRMVECLEQVLHEQPELDKDKSIKEAVKGVAKGLGNTPSVCSKYYIHPEVVNLFREDKLIRYLQRHDATVSKNAYLSGTEELVLKMLERVAQEKKKANS; this is encoded by the coding sequence ATGGCCAGCAACATTAAATTACATGAATTATACGCCGACCACAGCCAGTCAGCTGCCTGGGCCGGCCTGCGTTATACATCGGATACCAAGCCCGGCTACACCCGCAAGCGGGCCGGGAAAGGTTTTTTTTACCTGGATGAAAAAGGAGAACACATCACCGACGAGCAGGTACTGGCCCGTTTGCAGGCACTGGTTATTCCGCCGGCCTGGACGGATGTATGGATTTCCAAATCGCCTAAGGGGCACCTACAGGCCACTGGCCGCGACGACAAAGGCCGCAAGCAGTATGTGTACCACCCGCAGTGGCAGCAGGTACGCAACCTGACCAAGTTCGGCCGCATGATCGCCTTTGGCAAGCACCTGCCCCAACTCCGAGAACGCATTGCCAAGGACATCGTCTCGCCGAAAATGGACCGCCGTAAAGTAACCGCACTGGTGCTTACCATCATGGACAATGCCCTGATCCGGATCGGCAACCGGCAGTATGCTGAAGCCAACAACTCGTATGGCCTCACTACCCTGCGCGATAAGCATGTAAAAATTGAAGGCAGCAAAATAAAATTTGCTTTCCGGGGCAAGAAAGGAGTGGAGCAGGAGATCGATCTGCAGGACAGGCGCCTGGCGCGACTGGTGAAAGCGTGCCGCGATATTCCAGGGTATGACCTGTTTCAGTATTACGATGAAGCCGGTGAGCGGCAAACGCTCGAATCGGGGGATGTGAATGAGTACCTGCGCGAGGCCACCAAAGAGGAATTTACCGCCAAGGATTTCAGGACCTGGGGCGGCACTGTACGCATGGTGGAGTGCCTGGAGCAGGTGCTGCACGAGCAGCCGGAACTGGACAAGGACAAAAGCATTAAAGAAGCGGTAAAGGGAGTAGCCAAAGGTTTGGGCAACACGCCCTCGGTTTGCAGCAAATACTATATCCATCCCGAGGTCGTGAACCTGTTCCGGGAAGATAAGCTCATCCGGTACCTGCAGCGGCACGATGCCACCGTTTCGAAAAATGCCTATCTCTCCGGCACAGAGGAATTGGTTTTGAAAATGCTGGAACGGGTAGCGCAGGAGAAAAAGAAAGCGAATAGTTAG
- a CDS encoding App1 family protein: MKENFKDKAANSILQAEANLDNLTFRLKQKLGLKQPLQIVPYRSYGTENRLYVKGRVLVNKGITRSEENDTLWENLLNMYRRFESDEIPNARVQLCLQNVPHEITTDEEGYFVLNLEPAVPLQLDDIWHEIELKLVDAPIAITEEVTATAYVLVPPPDAEYGIISDIDDTVVRTGATSLLETGRNVLLNNAHTRIPFHGVSEFYKALQLGRNGKRNNPFFYVSSSPWNNYDLLYHFLELNGIPQGPLLLRDFGLDKSKFLQSDHMSHKYKEIENILITYPKLNFILIGDSGQQDASIYHEVVKKHPGRIMAIYIRDVNIPKRTQAVTTIADELKKSGEVEMVLVKQTTAAAKHAADKGFIFTEQVQHVENKAALDEEGDK; this comes from the coding sequence ATGAAAGAGAACTTTAAAGACAAAGCCGCCAACTCCATTCTGCAGGCAGAGGCAAACCTGGATAACCTTACCTTCCGGCTAAAGCAAAAGCTTGGGCTGAAGCAGCCGCTCCAGATCGTGCCCTACCGCAGTTATGGCACCGAGAACAGGCTGTATGTAAAAGGCCGAGTGCTTGTGAACAAAGGTATAACCCGCTCCGAGGAAAACGACACCTTGTGGGAGAATCTGCTCAACATGTACCGCCGTTTCGAAAGCGATGAGATACCCAATGCGCGCGTGCAGCTGTGCCTGCAGAACGTGCCCCACGAGATCACCACCGACGAAGAAGGTTATTTTGTGCTGAACCTGGAGCCTGCCGTGCCGCTGCAGCTCGACGACATCTGGCATGAGATAGAACTGAAACTGGTCGACGCGCCGATAGCCATTACGGAGGAGGTTACTGCCACAGCTTACGTGCTGGTGCCGCCACCTGATGCCGAGTATGGCATCATCTCTGATATCGACGATACCGTTGTGCGCACGGGGGCAACCAGCTTGCTCGAAACAGGACGTAACGTGCTGCTCAACAATGCTCACACCCGTATTCCGTTCCATGGCGTGTCAGAGTTTTACAAGGCGCTGCAGTTAGGGCGCAATGGCAAGCGCAACAACCCGTTCTTTTACGTGAGCAGCAGCCCCTGGAACAACTATGATCTGCTCTACCACTTCCTGGAGCTAAACGGCATTCCGCAGGGCCCGCTCCTGCTCCGCGACTTCGGCCTGGACAAGAGCAAGTTCCTGCAATCGGACCACATGAGCCACAAGTATAAAGAGATCGAAAACATCCTGATCACCTATCCCAAGCTCAACTTTATACTGATCGGCGACAGTGGCCAGCAGGATGCCAGTATCTACCACGAGGTAGTGAAAAAGCACCCCGGCCGTATCATGGCCATCTACATCCGCGACGTTAACATTCCGAAACGCACCCAGGCAGTGACCACCATTGCTGACGAGCTGAAGAAAAGCGGTGAGGTGGAAATGGTACTGGTTAAGCAAACCACCGCTGCCGCCAAACATGCCGCCGACAAAGGCTTTATCTTTACAGAACAAGTGCAGCACGTCGAAAATAAAGCCGCCCTCGACGAAGAAGGCGATAAGTAG
- the otsB gene encoding trehalose-phosphatase: protein MTKNQPGVAVQKQDANELPSALSNVPALLQGKKPAVFLDYDGCLSPIVKDPTKAILSSHMRETLQQLAEVCLVAVVSGRDRADVKQLVHLDNLYYAGSHGFDISGPNNMHTEPGGAKAALSALDEAYKELNEKLQEAEGVLVERKRYAIAVHYRNVPDEQVEQVLRVTNEVIANHPELKKGPGKKVLELKPNLDWHKGKAVEWLLRELELNQPGIVPLYIGDDLTDEDAFATLQGRGIGIMVGEHDEQTAAAYRLEDVEEVQAFLKSLTHTIRQHPAAS from the coding sequence ATGACAAAAAATCAACCCGGAGTAGCTGTTCAGAAACAGGATGCGAACGAGCTGCCCTCCGCTTTAAGCAATGTTCCGGCATTGCTGCAAGGCAAAAAGCCCGCGGTATTCCTGGATTATGACGGCTGCCTGAGCCCCATTGTAAAAGATCCGACAAAAGCCATCCTGAGCTCCCACATGCGCGAAACGTTACAGCAGCTGGCAGAGGTCTGCCTGGTGGCTGTGGTGAGTGGCCGCGACCGAGCTGATGTAAAACAACTGGTGCACCTGGACAACCTCTACTATGCCGGTTCCCACGGCTTCGATATCTCCGGACCTAACAACATGCATACCGAGCCGGGCGGCGCCAAAGCTGCTTTGTCTGCACTGGACGAAGCCTACAAGGAACTGAATGAGAAGTTACAGGAGGCGGAAGGCGTGCTGGTGGAGCGGAAGCGCTATGCCATTGCCGTGCATTACCGCAATGTACCCGATGAGCAGGTGGAGCAGGTACTGCGTGTTACAAATGAGGTGATCGCAAATCATCCGGAGCTAAAGAAAGGTCCCGGCAAAAAGGTGCTTGAACTGAAACCAAACCTGGATTGGCATAAAGGGAAGGCGGTGGAATGGCTGCTCCGTGAGTTGGAGTTAAACCAGCCTGGCATCGTGCCGCTCTACATTGGAGATGACCTAACGGATGAAGATGCTTTTGCTACGCTGCAGGGCCGCGGCATCGGGATTATGGTAGGAGAACACGATGAACAAACGGCAGCAGCCTACCGGTTAGAGGACGTAGAAGAGGTGCAGGCATTCCTGAAATCCCTTACCCATACGATCCGGCAGCATCCTGCAGCTTCTTAA
- a CDS encoding YybH family protein encodes MRTAFYLILWTCLGLTAACTCSKPLQSQATDQAAVRQVLAAQSTCWSQGDLECYMAGYWKSDSLLFVGKRGLTYGWQQTLSNYKVSYPDASAMGKLTFDQKEVRPLAPDIMLVVGKWHLQREATLGDLEGHFSVIMRKFEDGWKIIADHSS; translated from the coding sequence ATGAGAACAGCCTTTTACCTAATCCTTTGGACTTGCCTTGGCTTGACAGCTGCCTGCACGTGCAGTAAACCCCTTCAAAGCCAGGCCACTGATCAGGCTGCCGTGCGCCAGGTACTGGCAGCGCAAAGCACCTGCTGGAGCCAGGGAGACCTGGAATGCTACATGGCGGGCTACTGGAAATCCGATTCGCTGTTGTTTGTAGGCAAGCGCGGCCTGACCTACGGCTGGCAGCAGACCCTGAGCAACTATAAAGTAAGCTATCCGGATGCTTCAGCTATGGGCAAGCTGACCTTCGACCAAAAGGAGGTACGGCCGCTGGCACCCGACATTATGCTGGTAGTAGGCAAGTGGCACCTGCAGCGCGAGGCAACCCTGGGAGATCTGGAAGGGCACTTTTCGGTGATAATGAGAAAATTTGAAGACGGCTGGAAAATCATTGCCGATCATTCGAGCTGA
- a CDS encoding NAD-dependent epimerase/dehydratase family protein — translation MPDYRILVTGTAGFIGHHLALALQQRGHQVVGLDSINSYYLPQLKYDRLALQGFAKEQIHYNELITSSLYPNLHFIQLDLADHHELESLFRNQQFDIVINLAAQAGVRYSMEHPQSYVGSNLVGFANVLEACRQFPVKHLLFASSSSVYGLHTEVPFATTHSTDHPISFYAATKKANEVMAHSYAHLYHIPTTGLRFFTVYGPWGRPDMAYYSFASAIARGETIRIFNYGDMHRDFTYIDDVVNSIVRLLEVQPTPATALSRAPYKLYNIGNNQPVQLMDFVGILERELGKKAHLELLPMQPGDVPITYADVEDLMQAVDYRPNTPLAEGLKKTMDWFKTYYAEELRQAPAVS, via the coding sequence ATGCCAGACTACAGAATATTGGTTACAGGCACTGCTGGCTTTATAGGCCATCATTTAGCGCTCGCGCTGCAGCAAAGAGGCCACCAGGTGGTAGGCCTCGACTCGATCAACAGCTACTATCTACCACAGCTAAAGTATGACCGGCTGGCGTTACAGGGATTCGCTAAAGAGCAGATCCATTACAACGAATTAATCACCAGCAGCCTTTACCCCAACCTGCACTTTATTCAACTGGACCTGGCTGACCACCACGAACTGGAAAGCCTGTTTCGGAACCAGCAATTCGACATTGTGATTAACCTGGCTGCGCAGGCGGGGGTGCGGTATAGTATGGAGCATCCGCAATCGTATGTGGGCAGCAACCTGGTCGGGTTTGCCAATGTGCTGGAGGCGTGCCGCCAGTTCCCGGTCAAGCATCTGCTGTTTGCTTCTTCCAGTTCCGTTTATGGCCTTCATACGGAAGTACCTTTTGCCACCACACACAGCACCGATCATCCTATTTCGTTTTACGCGGCTACCAAGAAGGCCAACGAGGTAATGGCGCACAGCTACGCCCACCTGTATCATATTCCAACGACCGGGCTACGCTTTTTTACCGTGTATGGCCCGTGGGGCCGCCCCGATATGGCCTACTATAGTTTTGCCAGTGCCATTGCCCGGGGAGAAACGATCCGCATTTTTAATTACGGCGACATGCACCGCGATTTCACTTATATTGATGATGTGGTGAACAGCATCGTGCGGTTACTGGAAGTACAGCCTACGCCGGCTACTGCATTGTCGCGGGCGCCCTATAAGCTTTATAACATAGGGAACAACCAACCGGTGCAGCTCATGGATTTTGTTGGGATACTGGAACGTGAGCTTGGTAAAAAGGCGCACCTCGAGTTACTGCCCATGCAGCCCGGCGATGTGCCCATCACGTATGCCGATGTGGAAGACCTGATGCAGGCTGTGGATTACCGCCCTAACACGCCGCTGGCCGAAGGACTGAAAAAAACGATGGATTGGTTTAAAACATATTACGCGGAAGAGCTCCGGCAGGCACCGGCTGTTTCCTGA
- a CDS encoding M48 family metalloprotease yields MKRFFSYPLWIVAVTGTLLLSSCDDNEGVIFSVQDDIKLGQQVAREVDSTYQAKGQLLDRNSTNADVQKAYASLDRILNRVLNSGKVKYRNEFPWTVKIIKDDTVLNAFATPGGHMYVYTGLIKFLEDEDYLAGVLAHEIAHADRRHSVRQLQRDYGIAILLSVALGNDPGTLKQIAAQLGGTLAGLKFSRDAETEADTYSVTYLGGTSYYACDGAAGFFMQLNQQEQQQGTPPEFLSTHPDPDNRIANIEQEAQKQGCKTTTAPDTDLNELKAALNRL; encoded by the coding sequence ATGAAACGATTTTTTTCCTATCCCCTCTGGATAGTGGCTGTTACCGGCACCCTTTTACTCAGCAGCTGTGATGATAATGAAGGTGTTATTTTCTCTGTGCAGGACGATATTAAATTGGGCCAGCAGGTGGCCCGCGAAGTAGACTCTACCTACCAGGCCAAAGGCCAGCTCCTGGACCGCAACAGCACCAATGCCGATGTGCAGAAAGCCTACGCCAGCCTGGACCGCATCTTGAACCGCGTCCTGAACTCAGGTAAGGTCAAGTATCGGAACGAATTCCCGTGGACGGTGAAGATTATCAAAGACGATACCGTACTGAATGCTTTTGCCACGCCGGGCGGCCACATGTATGTGTATACCGGCCTGATCAAGTTTTTGGAGGACGAAGACTACCTGGCCGGCGTACTGGCCCACGAGATCGCACACGCCGACCGCCGTCACAGTGTGCGCCAGCTGCAGCGCGACTATGGCATTGCCATTCTGCTTTCTGTAGCGCTGGGCAACGACCCCGGCACGCTGAAGCAAATTGCCGCCCAGCTGGGTGGCACGCTGGCTGGCCTTAAATTCAGCCGTGATGCCGAGACCGAAGCGGACACCTACTCGGTCACATACCTGGGCGGCACCAGTTACTACGCCTGCGACGGCGCTGCCGGCTTTTTTATGCAGCTAAACCAACAGGAGCAGCAGCAGGGCACGCCGCCTGAGTTTCTGAGCACACACCCTGACCCCGATAACCGCATTGCCAACATTGAGCAGGAGGCGCAGAAACAAGGCTGCAAAACAACCACCGCGCCCGACACAGACCTGAACGAGCTGAAAGCTGCCTTGAACAGACTATAA
- a CDS encoding NUDIX hydrolase has translation MKEEDRRSIHVNKELLEDIKRLKAIAEVGLLYSANPYDNERYLELQEISFKLLSTVSGHEAETLKASFPMLKDYATAKVDIRGLVLSPDQKILLVKESADGKWALPGGWADVGHSPKEVIVKEIREETGLEVQAENLLAVFDKKMHAHPPQPFYVYKMAFFCRALSTQITKGFDVLDVGYFDIAELPELSEDRILKSQIELLYKKAVTGDWAAYVD, from the coding sequence ATGAAGGAAGAAGACCGAAGGAGCATACACGTGAATAAGGAGCTTTTAGAAGACATAAAACGGCTGAAAGCGATTGCGGAAGTGGGGCTGCTTTACAGTGCTAACCCCTACGATAACGAGCGCTACCTGGAACTGCAGGAAATAAGCTTCAAGCTGCTCAGTACGGTTAGCGGACACGAGGCGGAAACGCTTAAAGCCAGTTTTCCGATGCTAAAAGACTACGCTACAGCCAAAGTGGATATTCGGGGACTGGTGCTGTCGCCGGATCAAAAGATCCTGCTGGTAAAGGAAAGCGCTGACGGCAAGTGGGCCTTGCCCGGGGGTTGGGCCGATGTGGGGCATAGCCCGAAAGAAGTGATCGTAAAAGAGATCCGGGAAGAAACCGGGCTTGAGGTGCAAGCTGAAAACCTATTAGCTGTTTTTGACAAGAAAATGCACGCCCATCCGCCCCAACCCTTTTATGTTTATAAAATGGCCTTTTTCTGCAGAGCGCTTTCCACCCAAATCACAAAAGGCTTTGATGTGCTGGACGTCGGCTATTTTGACATAGCTGAACTGCCGGAGCTGTCCGAAGACAGGATCCTGAAAAGCCAGATCGAGTTGCTGTACAAAAAAGCAGTAACAGGCGATTGGGCAGCTTACGTAGATTAG
- the mtgA gene encoding monofunctional biosynthetic peptidoglycan transglycosylase — translation MSKKRLGLRQVKLLFAKLVLTLFLLSIVWVLLYRWVSPPATLHMIKRRAEAGAAQKGEPAIKYKFVSLEEMSPQLPLAVVTSEDQLFLIHHGFDFHAIWDAFKRNQDNKKKIRGGSTISQQVAKNVFLWHGRSYLRKAVEAYFTMLIEVLWGKERILEVYLNIAEMGDGVFGVEAASQKYYRKPAKALGRQEAALLAAVLPNPIKYSVRNPSAFVRGRRSRIARAMGRLGGTTYIEAILPAKAEK, via the coding sequence ATGTCAAAAAAGCGATTGGGGCTGAGGCAGGTAAAGCTGCTGTTCGCGAAACTGGTGCTAACGCTGTTTCTTTTAAGTATAGTATGGGTGCTGCTGTATAGGTGGGTGTCGCCGCCGGCTACGCTGCACATGATCAAGCGCCGCGCAGAGGCTGGTGCTGCCCAAAAAGGGGAGCCTGCCATTAAGTATAAATTTGTAAGCCTGGAAGAAATGTCGCCGCAGTTGCCCCTGGCCGTCGTAACTTCCGAAGACCAGCTTTTCCTGATACACCACGGCTTTGACTTTCATGCGATCTGGGATGCTTTTAAGCGTAACCAGGACAACAAGAAGAAAATCCGGGGCGGCAGCACTATCAGCCAGCAGGTTGCCAAAAACGTATTCTTGTGGCATGGCCGCAGCTACCTGCGCAAAGCGGTAGAGGCTTATTTTACCATGCTCATCGAGGTGTTATGGGGCAAGGAACGCATCCTGGAAGTATACCTCAACATTGCAGAAATGGGCGATGGCGTATTTGGTGTGGAAGCCGCTTCGCAGAAGTATTATCGCAAACCGGCCAAAGCACTGGGTCGGCAGGAGGCTGCCCTGCTGGCGGCGGTATTGCCTAACCCGATCAAATATTCTGTGCGGAATCCCTCTGCTTTTGTGCGCGGCCGCCGCAGCCGCATTGCCCGCGCCATGGGGCGGCTGGGAGGCACCACGTATATCGAAGCCATACTTCCTGCAAAAGCGGAAAAATAA
- the pgi gene encoding glucose-6-phosphate isomerase produces MLKNDNPTDTKAWQQLQAHFRELAPQHLRDLFAQDPERFSKLSLQANDMLFDLSKNRITEETLDLLTQLAEEADVPGAIESMFTGEKINVTEGRAVLHTALRNFTDTTLEAEGENALQQVRQVQEQMRQFSDKLQNGTWLGYMGKPITQIVNIGIGGSHLGPQMVTEALKSYQNRNINVYFISNVDGTDAAETLRLLNPETTLFIIASKTFTTKETLANAHTARSWFLEQAKDEKQISKHFVALSTNIEAVTKFGIAPENIFQFWDWVGGRYSLWSAIGLSVACALGYEHFEELLRGAEAMDKHFRQTPLRQNIPVQMALLSIWYTNFFNCQTHAVLPYDQYLRLLPDYLQQLQMESNGKSTDRNGQFVTYNTQPIVWGAAGTNGQHSFYQLIHQGTFLIPCDFIAPAQSHNPLGQHHPILLSNFFAQTEALMKGKTAEEVRAELQQKGGMSAEEIEELVPHKVFQGNKPSTSIMFPMLTPFILGGLVAMYEHKTFVQGVIWNIYSFDQWGVELGKQLAGTIEAEIEKGKPGQHDSSTNGLINYYLANRG; encoded by the coding sequence ATGCTGAAAAACGATAACCCAACCGATACCAAAGCCTGGCAGCAACTGCAGGCGCATTTCCGGGAGTTGGCTCCCCAACACCTGCGCGACCTTTTTGCTCAGGATCCGGAACGATTCAGCAAACTCTCGCTGCAGGCCAACGACATGCTCTTCGACCTTTCCAAAAATCGCATCACCGAAGAAACGCTGGACCTGCTCACGCAGCTGGCCGAAGAGGCGGATGTGCCGGGCGCCATTGAAAGTATGTTTACAGGCGAGAAAATAAATGTAACCGAGGGCCGGGCGGTATTGCATACGGCTCTACGAAACTTTACTGATACAACGCTGGAGGCAGAGGGCGAAAATGCCCTGCAGCAGGTACGCCAGGTGCAGGAGCAAATGCGGCAGTTCAGCGATAAACTACAAAACGGCACCTGGCTGGGGTATATGGGCAAGCCTATAACACAGATCGTGAACATTGGCATCGGCGGCTCGCACCTGGGCCCGCAGATGGTAACCGAAGCGCTCAAGAGCTATCAGAACCGCAACATCAATGTATACTTTATCTCCAACGTGGATGGTACCGATGCGGCCGAGACCCTGCGCCTGCTAAACCCGGAAACAACATTGTTCATTATCGCCTCCAAGACGTTTACCACCAAAGAAACCCTGGCCAACGCCCACACTGCCCGCAGCTGGTTTCTGGAGCAAGCAAAAGACGAAAAACAGATCAGCAAACACTTTGTGGCCCTCTCCACCAACATCGAAGCAGTGACAAAATTCGGCATCGCGCCGGAAAACATCTTCCAGTTCTGGGATTGGGTGGGTGGCCGTTATTCGCTTTGGTCAGCTATCGGGCTTTCTGTTGCTTGCGCCCTGGGGTATGAGCATTTCGAGGAGCTGCTGCGGGGCGCCGAAGCCATGGACAAACACTTCCGCCAGACGCCGCTACGCCAGAATATTCCGGTACAGATGGCCTTGCTGAGCATCTGGTATACCAACTTTTTTAACTGCCAGACACACGCGGTGCTGCCCTACGACCAATACCTGCGCCTGCTGCCCGACTACCTGCAACAGCTGCAAATGGAGAGCAACGGCAAAAGCACCGACCGCAACGGTCAGTTTGTTACCTACAACACGCAACCCATCGTATGGGGAGCTGCCGGCACCAACGGGCAACACTCCTTTTACCAGCTCATCCACCAAGGCACGTTCCTAATCCCCTGCGATTTCATTGCGCCGGCACAAAGCCATAATCCGCTGGGCCAGCACCACCCGATCCTGTTGTCCAACTTTTTTGCGCAGACAGAAGCGCTGATGAAAGGCAAAACAGCCGAAGAAGTGCGCGCAGAGCTGCAGCAGAAAGGCGGCATGAGTGCTGAGGAGATTGAAGAACTGGTGCCCCACAAAGTATTCCAGGGCAACAAGCCTTCCACGTCCATCATGTTCCCGATGCTCACGCCTTTTATACTTGGCGGGCTAGTAGCCATGTATGAGCATAAGACCTTTGTACAGGGCGTTATCTGGAATATCTATAGTTTCGATCAGTGGGGCGTGGAACTGGGCAAGCAACTTGCCGGCACAATTGAAGCAGAGATTGAAAAAGGCAAGCCGGGTCAGCACGACAGCTCCACCAACGGGCTGATCAACTACTACCTGGCAAACCGCGGCTAA
- a CDS encoding HAD family hydrolase, translating into MSTLNNLLQEKNIKALILDMDGVITHTAMIHAEAWKRMVDTFLRKRGEQDGKAYEPMDAEKDYSAYVDGVPRHTAVRNLFKAKGIELPEGTPEDYTGKETVVGLGNLKNMYFQEMIKQGVEVYEDTVEWLKQQQKAGRRIAVVSSSKNCHDILQRAGLERFFEERVDGLTAATEGLQHKPAPDLFLETAKRLNVSPSETAVFEDAPKGIQAAKAGNFALVVGIDRGGNKAPLEESGADLIIQGFENA; encoded by the coding sequence ATGAGCACCCTTAATAACCTACTGCAGGAAAAAAATATAAAAGCTCTTATTCTGGATATGGATGGCGTTATTACGCATACAGCGATGATCCATGCCGAAGCCTGGAAACGCATGGTAGATACGTTTTTGCGTAAGCGTGGCGAGCAGGACGGGAAGGCTTACGAGCCGATGGATGCGGAAAAAGATTATAGCGCTTATGTAGACGGCGTGCCCCGCCATACAGCCGTGCGCAACCTGTTTAAAGCAAAAGGCATCGAGCTGCCGGAAGGTACGCCGGAAGACTATACTGGCAAAGAGACTGTGGTAGGGTTGGGAAACCTAAAAAACATGTATTTCCAGGAGATGATTAAACAGGGTGTGGAAGTATACGAGGATACGGTAGAGTGGCTGAAGCAACAGCAAAAAGCCGGCCGCCGCATTGCCGTGGTTTCTTCGAGCAAAAACTGCCACGATATTCTGCAGCGGGCAGGACTGGAGCGCTTTTTTGAAGAGCGCGTAGATGGCCTCACCGCAGCAACAGAAGGACTGCAGCACAAACCGGCCCCAGACCTTTTCTTGGAGACCGCTAAACGCCTGAACGTAAGCCCATCCGAAACAGCTGTTTTTGAAGATGCTCCGAAAGGCATTCAGGCCGCCAAAGCTGGCAATTTTGCTCTTGTGGTAGGGATAGACCGCGGCGGAAATAAAGCACCCTTAGAGGAAAGTGGCGCCGACCTCATCATACAAGGATTTGAGAATGCCTGA